The nucleotide window GGATGACGGAAAAGCAGGGCGGCTCGGATGTGCTCAGCAATACCACCAAAGCGGAAAAGTGCAGTGACGGCAGCTATCGGCTGGTGGGGCATAAATGGTTTTTCTCCGTGCCGCAAAGTGATGCACACCTGGTGCTGGCGCAGGCGAAAGGTGGGTTGTCCTGCTTTTTTGTCCCGCGCTTTTTACCTGACGGGCAACGTAACGCCGTACGCCTGGAGCGTCTGAAAGATAAGCTGGGTAACCGCTCTAACGCCAGCAGTGAAGTGGAGTTTCTTGATGCCTCCGGATGGTTGTTAGGGGAGGAGGGGGAAGGGGTTCGGCAGATCCTCAAAATGGGGGGACTCACGCGGTTCGACTGTGCGCTGGGTAGCCACGGATTGATGCGCCGGGCACTATCCGTGGCGCTGTACCATGCCCATCAGCGGCAGACATTTGGTAAGAACCTTATCGAGCAGCCATTAATGCGCGATGTACTGAGCCGTATGGCGCTGGTGCTGGAGGGGCAAACGGCACTGTTATTCCGCCTTGCCCGCGCGTGGGATAAGCGCGCCGATGCACAAGAGGCGGCCTGGGCGCGGCTTTTCACCCCGGCGGCGAAATACAGCGTGTGCAAAGCGGGGATCCCCTTTGTGGCAGAAGCGATGGAGGTGTTGGGGGGGATCGGCTATTGCGAAGAGAGTGAGCTTCCCCGTTTGTACCGGGAGATGCCGGTTAACAGTATCTGGGAAGGCTCAGGCAATATCATGTGTCTGGATGTTCTGCGCGTGCTGGCGAAGCAACCGGGCATTCTTGAGCTGCTCACTGACGATTTTGCCCAGGTAAAAGGACAGGACAGACACTTCGATCGCTGCTGGCGGCAGCTTCAGCAAAAACTGCGTAAACCACAGGAGGCACAGGGCAGAGAGATCGCTCAGCAGATCTTTTTACTGGGAGCCGGGAGCCAGATGCTGCGGTACGCATCACCACCAGTGGCGCAGGCGTGGTGCCGTATGATGCTGGACAACCGTGGCGGTTCGCTTATGAGTGAACAGGTGCAAAATGACCTGTTGTTACGCGCCACGGGCAGAGTCGGCTAGCGTCAACCTGGCTCACGTGTTGTTGATGATTTTCTTGATTTACAAATACGAAAAGCCACTCAAAAAGTGGCTTTTATCTGGAGGAATTAAACATAGAGGATAGCTTGTACCCGCCAATGGTCGACATGGTTGTCTTCCTGCATCTGGATGATGCGATACCAGGAAGCGCCCTGTTCATCAGCTTTTAATGCAACGACACGTTCAACGTCTTGCGGGCTCCCCGAAATATTATTGACGGAGATGAGGCCAATTTCATTCAGGCCAGTCACGCAATCAGCACTGGCGAATTCAGCTGATTGTGCGGTTGTGCTCACAAGGCCAGCTGAGAGCAACAAAGAGGTCAAAGCAAGAGTTCGTTTCATCGTCAGCTCCATTTCACATGTCTCCGGTATCCGCCGGGCACTCCTTTGCAAATAAACTCACTTCCATTGTTGCGGGCATGGAGTTTATTGTGGACAGGAAAATATCTATGGACGCAAAGCAGTGTAAATGTCGTTCAAATTATGACCTTCACTTACGGTACAAAATTGCCTGTGAGTACCACTGTCCCGTAATGATGGTTTCGTCGATCATAATGATGACGTAATAATCTGCTTTGGCGGCGACGGCTTGTGCTTCAATTGCTTCTTCCGCGTCATCCGGGGAACCGCGAACCAGCGCGGAGACGGTACCCATACGTTGTAATCCTTCCGTCTGATTACGACGAATTTCCTGCGGGTGATCGGCTACAGGGGGAGCGGGTTGCGGCGTTCCCTGCAGCGCACTACAGCCACCGAGCAGAGACACCAGCAATAAAGCAGCAAGCCTGTGCATAACCATATCTCGTTTCCTGATAGACATAGTGTAGTTGTCTGTGAATTTAGTTTTAGGGGAATGTTCCCGAAGTGTTATCTGGGGCGTAAATTTCGAATGAAAATATCGTGAAAGCGTAACCCAGTTCTCAACATTATGAATCATTCATTAGCACAGGATCGACAATGATTGAACTTGAAACACGCCGCCTCGGTGACCATGAAATATTACACGCAATACCGGCAGGGAAAAGTGAGCAACCGCTACCTGTTGTGGTTTTTTATCATGGGTTTACTTCATCAAAGCTGGTCTATAGCTATTTTGCGGTGGCGTTGGCACAGGCTGGGTTTCGTGTCGTCATGCCGGATGCTCCTGACCACGGTGCGCGGTTTACGGGCGATGAGCAGGCACGGCTGGGGCAGTTCTGGCCAATCCTTTACGGTAGTCTGACCGAGTTTGCCGGGTTGCGTGATGCGCTTTATCAGGCCGGTCTGGTGGCCGACGATCGTCTGGCAGTGGCCGGGGCTTCGATGGGCGGGATGACAGCGCTTGGGATCATGACGCATCACCCCGAAGTGAAATCCGTGGCCTGCCTGATGGGGTCGGGCTATTTCACCTCACTGTCACAGACGTTGTTTCCACCACCAGTGCAGGACGGTACTGAAGCCTTGCTGGCATCACTGGCGGAGTGGGACGTCACCCGGGCATTACCGCGCCTGGCTGAACGTCCATTACTGTTGTGGCATGGTGGCGCAGACGATGTGGTTCCCGCTGTCGAAACCTTCCGTTTACAGCAGGCGCTACAACGCGAAGGTCTGGACGGCAATCTGACCTGCCTGTGGGAAACTGGGGTTCGGCATCGTATTACGCCGACGGCGCTGGATGCCACCGTCGACTTTTTTCGCCAGCACCTTTAAACGCGCAGAACAGTGACACCCTGGGCTTCCAGCTTCTGGAGGATCTCCGGGTTGGCATTTTTGCCGGTGATTACCATGTCTATCTGTTCAGCCCGGCTGAACAGCATGCCTGCGCGTTCACCTACTTTGCTGCTGTCTACCAGCACAACGAGCTTGCCCACCACGTTGAGCATATTTTGTTCCGCCATTGCGGTCAGCATATCGGTTTTATACAACCCATCAGCGGTCAGACCTTTACCGCTGGTAAACATCCAGTGCCCGGCATAGAGGCTGTTTTCGCTGTCCTGCGGGCTGAGGGTGATGGACTGGCTCTTATTGTACTGCCCCCCCATAATCACCACGCTTTCATGTTCCTGGTCGATGAGATAGTTGGCGAGTGGCAAATAATTGGTGATGATTTGCACCGGCTTCCCACACATCTCCCGGCCCAGAAGAAACGCCGTGGAGCCGCAGTTGATGACCACGCTCTCACCGGGATTCACCAGCTGTGAGGCGGCTCTGGCAATCCGCACTTTTTCATCGTGGTTTTGTGCCTGATGGATGTTCATCGGCGTCCAGCGGGGGCGCTGCTGGCTGATGGCTTCCGCGCCGTTGCGGACTTTTTTCAGTTTGCCGCTTTCATCCAGCTTGTTGATATCCCGCCGTGCCGTCGCCGGGGAGATCCCTAAACGTTCGATCACTTTCTCGACGGTGACAAACCCTGTTTGCGCCAGGAGTTCCAGTAAAATTTGATGCCGTTGCGCTTCCGTCATGAGCTATTCCGATAAGAATTGATTTGAAAAGATGATATTTGAAATAGCGTGAGATTACTAAAATAAATATGAAATCGCCAGACACTCAGGTCTGGCGATTTGGCTTCACAATCAGAGGAATGACTTGAACGGCAGGTCTGGCTCAATGGTGAAGCAATCATCGAAGCCCCGAGGGTAGTGGTACTCGAGATTGTCCTTATCCAGCGGCCAGGTGAACTTGCCCCCCACCTGCCAGATAAACGGCTTGAAGCCATACTTCAGGCGGTCTTTTTTCATCTCCCACAGTACGCGGATTTCCTGTGGATCGGCCTGGAAGTTTGACCAGATATCGTGGTGGAACGGGATCACGACTTTGGTGTTCAGCGCTTCCGCCATGCGCAGCATATCGGCGCTGGTCATCTTGTCCGTAATGCCGCGCGGGTTCTCGCCGTAGGAGCCCAGCGCCACGTCGATCTGATGCTCGTTACCGTGCTTCGCGTAGTAGTTGGAGTAGTGAGAGTCACCGCTGTGGTACAGGGAACCACCAGGCGTTTTGAACAGGTAGTTCACCGCACGTTCGTCCATCCCATCTGGCAGCACGCCAGCGGCTTTCTGGTCGGCAGGCAGGGTAATCAGTGCGGTACGGTCAAAGGCATCCAGCGCGTGGATTTCAATGTCTTTGATTTTCACTACGTCGCCTGGTTTCATCACAATGCAACGCTCTTTTGGTACACCCCAACCGATCCATAAATCGACGCAGGTCTGCGGCCCAATGAACGGTACATCGTCAGCGCAGTTTTGCATGACGGCTGCTGCCACGTTTACATCAATGTGATCGTTGTGATCGTGGGTAGACAGCACGGCATCAATCTGACGAATGGCAAAGGGATCAAGGACAAATGGCGTGGTACGCAGGTTGGGCTGAAGTTTTTCAACGCCCGCCATACGCTGCATCTGATGGCCTTTTTTCATCAACGGATTGCCGTGGCTCTGTTTGCCCGTTCCGCACCAGAAATCGACGCAAATATTCGCGCCACCTTCTGATTTCAGCCAGATCCCCGTACAACCCAGCCACCACATTGCAAAGGTGCCAGGAGCGACCTGTTCCTGCTCAATCTCTTCATTCAGCCAGCTACCCCATTCCGGGAAGGTGCTCAGAATCCATGATTCACGGGTGATGGTGTTCACTTTACTCATCGTTTGACTCCTGGTTTTAATCAAAAGTAATCACATTGTGATTTGTTGTGATTCAATGCTGTCACCCTTTTATCGGGTTTGCAATGGGTAAATTGCGTAATTTTACCCTGCTAACCTCACGGAAAATCTGCATAAACCTTGTTAGACTTACGGCTATAAAGTATTAACTAAATGAATTATATAGAATAATTTATTGTTTTTATGCGGTAGTGAAAATCATTACTAACAATATGGAAATAATTTGCGTGATACGTCACAAATAATCAAATGCAATCTTGTGATGATTATTTGTGATTAATAGAGTGATGGCACCAACCACACAGGGATTGC belongs to Enterobacter cloacae and includes:
- a CDS encoding L-ascorbate-6-phosphate lactonase, yielding MSKVNTITRESWILSTFPEWGSWLNEEIEQEQVAPGTFAMWWLGCTGIWLKSEGGANICVDFWCGTGKQSHGNPLMKKGHQMQRMAGVEKLQPNLRTTPFVLDPFAIRQIDAVLSTHDHNDHIDVNVAAAVMQNCADDVPFIGPQTCVDLWIGWGVPKERCIVMKPGDVVKIKDIEIHALDAFDRTALITLPADQKAAGVLPDGMDERAVNYLFKTPGGSLYHSGDSHYSNYYAKHGNEHQIDVALGSYGENPRGITDKMTSADMLRMAEALNTKVVIPFHHDIWSNFQADPQEIRVLWEMKKDRLKYGFKPFIWQVGGKFTWPLDKDNLEYHYPRGFDDCFTIEPDLPFKSFL
- a CDS encoding membrane protein — encoded protein: MELTMKRTLALTSLLLSAGLVSTTAQSAEFASADCVTGLNEIGLISVNNISGSPQDVERVVALKADEQGASWYRIIQMQEDNHVDHWRVQAILYV
- a CDS encoding esterase, with product MIELETRRLGDHEILHAIPAGKSEQPLPVVVFYHGFTSSKLVYSYFAVALAQAGFRVVMPDAPDHGARFTGDEQARLGQFWPILYGSLTEFAGLRDALYQAGLVADDRLAVAGASMGGMTALGIMTHHPEVKSVACLMGSGYFTSLSQTLFPPPVQDGTEALLASLAEWDVTRALPRLAERPLLLWHGGADDVVPAVETFRLQQALQREGLDGNLTCLWETGVRHRITPTALDATVDFFRQHL
- a CDS encoding DNA alkylation response protein → MHWQTHTVFNQPVPLSNSNLFLSDCALRDAVIREGAGWDVELLASIGQQLGTAESLELGRLANVNPPELLRYDATGERLDDVRFHPAWHLLMQGLCANRVHNLAWEEEARKGSFVARAARFMLHAQVEAGTLCPITMTFAATPLLQQSLTGDFRHWLTPLLSDRYDPHFSPGGQKRGLLIGMGMTEKQGGSDVLSNTTKAEKCSDGSYRLVGHKWFFSVPQSDAHLVLAQAKGGLSCFFVPRFLPDGQRNAVRLERLKDKLGNRSNASSEVEFLDASGWLLGEEGEGVRQILKMGGLTRFDCALGSHGLMRRALSVALYHAHQRQTFGKNLIEQPLMRDVLSRMALVLEGQTALLFRLARAWDKRADAQEAAWARLFTPAAKYSVCKAGIPFVAEAMEVLGGIGYCEESELPRLYREMPVNSIWEGSGNIMCLDVLRVLAKQPGILELLTDDFAQVKGQDRHFDRCWRQLQQKLRKPQEAQGREIAQQIFLLGAGSQMLRYASPPVAQAWCRMMLDNRGGSLMSEQVQNDLLLRATGRVG
- a CDS encoding bioflm peroxide resistance protein BsmA, whose protein sequence is MVMHRLAALLLVSLLGGCSALQGTPQPAPPVADHPQEIRRNQTEGLQRMGTVSALVRGSPDDAEEAIEAQAVAAKADYYVIIMIDETIITGQWYSQAILYRK
- a CDS encoding transcriptional regulator, whose protein sequence is MTEAQRHQILLELLAQTGFVTVEKVIERLGISPATARRDINKLDESGKLKKVRNGAEAISQQRPRWTPMNIHQAQNHDEKVRIARAASQLVNPGESVVINCGSTAFLLGREMCGKPVQIITNYLPLANYLIDQEHESVVIMGGQYNKSQSITLSPQDSENSLYAGHWMFTSGKGLTADGLYKTDMLTAMAEQNMLNVVGKLVVLVDSSKVGERAGMLFSRAEQIDMVITGKNANPEILQKLEAQGVTVLRV